DNA sequence from the Pirellulales bacterium genome:
TCGACGGCGAGGCCAAGCTGACCGATGGCTTCACCGTCGGCTACGTGCCGCAAGAGCCGCAGCTCAATCCCGAGAAGGACGTGCTGGGCAACGTCGAAGAGGCCGTCGCGCCGACCCGCGCGCTGTTGGCCGAGTACGACGAAGTCAACGCCCGGTTCGCCGAGCCGCTCGAGCCCGAGGAAATGGAAAAGCTGCTGGCCCGGCAAGCCAGGATTCAGGACCGGATCGAGGCCGTGAACGCCTGGGAGCTGGACCGGCAGATCGAGATCGCTATGGATGCGATGCAACTGCCGCCCGGCGATGCCGAGGTTGCAACGCTCTCCGGCGGCGAGCGCCGGCGCGTCGCATTATGCAAGACGCTGCTCGAACGGCCCGACTTGCTGCTGCTCGACGAGCCGACGAACCATCTCGACGCCGAAAGCGTGCAATGGCTCGAACGCCATCTGGCCGAGTACACCGGCACCGTCGTGGCGGTGACGCACGATCGCTACTTCCTCGACAACGTGGCCCAGTGGATTCTCGAGCTCGACCGCGGGCGCGGCATTCCCTGGGAAGGCAACTACAGCTCCTGGCTCGAGCAGAAGCGCGAGCGCCTGGCCCGCGAGGAAAAACAGGCCGCCGCGCGGCAAAAGACGCTCGACCGCGAGCTGGAATGGGTCCGCATGGCGCCCAAGGCTCGCCAGTCGAAGAGCAAGGCCCGCATCAAGGCCTATGAAAAGCTCGAAGCCGAGGCGCAGCGCGACCGCGAGCAAGAGCTCGAAATCCAGATTCCCGCAGGCAAGCACTTGGGCGACCTGGTGTTCGACCTCGTGGGCGTCACCAAGAGCTATGGCGACAACGTGCTGATCGACAATCTGAGCTTCCGCATCCCGCCGGGAGCCATCGTCGGGGTGATCGGGCCCAACGGCGCCGGCAAAACGACCTTGTTCCGCATGCTCGTCGGCGAGGAACAGCCCGACCGCGGCGAAGTCCGTGTCGGCCCGACGGTCGAACTCGGCTATGTCGATCAGAATCGCGACGCGCTCCGGGCCGACAGCACCGTCTTCGACGAGATCTCGGGCGGTCACGACACGCTCGATCTCGGCGGCCGCAAGGTCAACGCCCGTGCTTACGTGGCCCGGTTCAACTTTCAGGGGCAAGACCAGCAAAAGCTGGTCGGCAAGCTCTCGGGCGGCGAACGCAACCGCGTACACCTGGCCAAGCTCTTGCGGCGCGGCTCGAACGTGCTGCTCTTGGACGAACCTACAAACGACCTCGACGTCGATACGCTGCGGGCGCTCGAAGAAGCCATTCTCGCGTATGCCGGCTGCGTGATCGTGATCAGCCACGACCGCTGGTTCCTGGATCGCATCGCCACGCACATCCTCGCCTTCGAGGGGGACGGTTACGTCCACTGGTGCGAAGGCAACTTCCAGACGTACGAGGAACAACGCCTCGAACGGCAGGGCGTTTCGTCCGACGAACCCCAGCGATTCCGCTATAAGAAGCTGCGGCACTAGCGGCCCGTTGATTTACTCAGCGGGCTGGTTGACCGCATGGATGCGGTCTCAAAATGGCGACGTAAGTCGCGATTTTGCGAGCCGTGCGGAGCTTGGCTCCGCACTTGGCGAGGTTGAAATAGGGAAAGAAACGGGGACAGGTCCAATTATTGCCTGGTCGCGGGATCGTGGTTACGATCAAGGCCATGCCAAGAACCGCGCGTGCCGCACCGGGTGGGTTCGTTTATCATGTGCTGAATCGTGGCGTGGGGCGGATGCGGTTGTTCGACAAGGCCCGCGACTACGAGGCGTTCGAAGAAGCCTTGGCGGAGACCCTGGCCAAGATTCCGCTGCGGGTCTGCGGTTTTTGCGTGCTGCCCAACCACTGGCACTTCGTGGTCTGGCCAGAAGCCGACGGTCAACTGGGTACGTTTTTCCAACGGCTCACGGTGACGCATGCGACGCGTTGGGTGCGAGCCAAGCGGCGGCTGGGCTATGGCCACGTCTACCAGGGCCGTTTCAAGTCGTTCCCTGTCGAGACCGACGAGCATTTTTACCAGGTCTTGCGGTACGTCGAGCGCAATGCACAGCGGGCCGGCTTGGTCCGCCGCGCCGTCGACTGGCGATGGGGTAGCCTGTGGGTTCGCGAGCGCGGCGCCGCCGAGCAGAAGGCCTGGCTGTCGAGTTGGCCGGTTCCCCGCCCGCGTCGCTGGCGCGAACACGTCAACACGGCGCACACCGAAGCCGAGTTGAACGCGCTGCGGCGAAGCGTTCAGCGTGGCACACCCTACGGCAGCACGTCATGGATCGCGTCGACCGCCGCAGCGCTTGGGCTCCAAGCCACGCTCCGCGCGCCCGGCCGACCGCGCAAGGCTTCGCTCTCGGATTCATAAATTGGACCCGTCCCCGTTTCTTCACGGAGAGGAGCAAAGCGATTTTCCATTCCCATAATGACCAACCTAATGTCATGGCGTACGGCGACCGCCAGGGGCGTATGAAGGCATGTCTCGAGACAGCGATATGAGTAGTACCGAAGATGAAGCAATCAAGCGAGGTAATCTGCTGCGAGACAATGGCGATCTTGAAGGAGCCATAGCGGCATACACCGAGGCCATCCGTATCAATCCACAAAATGCGCAGCTGTACTCCAGCCGAGGCCATGCTTACGCGCGAAAGAGCGAGTGGACGAACGCCATCACTGATTGCTCGGAGGCTATCCGGCTCGACTCGCACCGCGCTGAGGGCTACTGGGTCCGTGCAGTTGCTTACGGGCGGATCGGTGATTCTGAGCGTAGCATTGGTGACTGCACGGAGGCTCTGCGCCGAGACCCGAAGTTGTTGGAAGCACTTGTGTGGCGAGCCCGTCTTTTTAATGCGAAGGGGGAGTTCGAAAAGGCGATCGCGGATTTCACGGAGTCTATTCGGCTCGGCCTACGATATGCCGAAGTTTATTGGGGACGAGGCCGTGCCTATAACAAAGTGAAAGAGTTCGATAAGGCGATCGCGGACTTCACGGAGTCCATTCGACTCGAACCGAAGTGTGCTGAAGTCTATTGCGGGCGTGGCTATGCGCACAGCATGAGGGGTGAGGTCGATCAAGGCTTGGCGGATTACAGCGAGGCGATTCGACTCAATCCGAAGTATACTACCGCGTACTATAATCGGGGTGACAATCACTCTAAAGCTGGCAATTTCGATAAGGCGATTGCAGACTATACTGAGGTTGTACGACTCGACCCTAAGGATGCCGGGGCGTATTACAACCGGGGCTGCTCATACTCCGATAAGGGTGACTATGACAAGGCAATCACCGACTTTACCGCAGTGATTCAGATCGATCCGATTGCTGGGCATGCATTCTATGGCCGAGGCCATGCGTACATGCAGAAAGGTGACATCGCCAAAGGCGACGCCGATCTCGATCAGGCTGAGAAGTTGGGATACAAACGGTTAGGGCGCGCCCAACAGGGAGAGTCGAAATCAAATCCGTTGAAAAGGTGGGTACGCATTTTGTGGTCGAGGTTATGCGGACGCGCAAAGTAATATGGCCAATGTCGACACCGATCTTCGTCAGGCTGCAATCAGAAAAGGTTCCAGGAACCGTTCTTGACTTGCTCCGCAGAAAACCCCTCGACGCCTGAGGATCATCACGTTCAGCGTGATCGCTCGCAGGCAGAGTTCGCAGCATTGGGAACGATAGCGTCGCGCTCGCAAGGCCGAACCCAGCAGTCGCTTGAGCATACTGTTGACTGTCTCGACCTGCCAGCGTTGCGTGTAGCGCGTGAGATATAACCAGCGTGCCATTCGCCTGCGCCAAAAGCCGCTCGGCGGCTTCGCGGTCGGCCGGCCGATCTTCGCG
Encoded proteins:
- the ettA gene encoding energy-dependent translational throttle protein EttA: MGRQYIYQIGGLTKKHGQKKVFEDVWLAFYPGAKIGVLGRNGSGKSTLLRIMAGQDQEFDGEAKLTDGFTVGYVPQEPQLNPEKDVLGNVEEAVAPTRALLAEYDEVNARFAEPLEPEEMEKLLARQARIQDRIEAVNAWELDRQIEIAMDAMQLPPGDAEVATLSGGERRRVALCKTLLERPDLLLLDEPTNHLDAESVQWLERHLAEYTGTVVAVTHDRYFLDNVAQWILELDRGRGIPWEGNYSSWLEQKRERLAREEKQAAARQKTLDRELEWVRMAPKARQSKSKARIKAYEKLEAEAQRDREQELEIQIPAGKHLGDLVFDLVGVTKSYGDNVLIDNLSFRIPPGAIVGVIGPNGAGKTTLFRMLVGEEQPDRGEVRVGPTVELGYVDQNRDALRADSTVFDEISGGHDTLDLGGRKVNARAYVARFNFQGQDQQKLVGKLSGGERNRVHLAKLLRRGSNVLLLDEPTNDLDVDTLRALEEAILAYAGCVIVISHDRWFLDRIATHILAFEGDGYVHWCEGNFQTYEEQRLERQGVSSDEPQRFRYKKLRH
- a CDS encoding transposase — encoded protein: MPRTARAAPGGFVYHVLNRGVGRMRLFDKARDYEAFEEALAETLAKIPLRVCGFCVLPNHWHFVVWPEADGQLGTFFQRLTVTHATRWVRAKRRLGYGHVYQGRFKSFPVETDEHFYQVLRYVERNAQRAGLVRRAVDWRWGSLWVRERGAAEQKAWLSSWPVPRPRRWREHVNTAHTEAELNALRRSVQRGTPYGSTSWIASTAAALGLQATLRAPGRPRKASLSDS
- a CDS encoding tetratricopeptide repeat protein codes for the protein MSSTEDEAIKRGNLLRDNGDLEGAIAAYTEAIRINPQNAQLYSSRGHAYARKSEWTNAITDCSEAIRLDSHRAEGYWVRAVAYGRIGDSERSIGDCTEALRRDPKLLEALVWRARLFNAKGEFEKAIADFTESIRLGLRYAEVYWGRGRAYNKVKEFDKAIADFTESIRLEPKCAEVYCGRGYAHSMRGEVDQGLADYSEAIRLNPKYTTAYYNRGDNHSKAGNFDKAIADYTEVVRLDPKDAGAYYNRGCSYSDKGDYDKAITDFTAVIQIDPIAGHAFYGRGHAYMQKGDIAKGDADLDQAEKLGYKRLGRAQQGESKSNPLKRWVRILWSRLCGRAK
- a CDS encoding transposase, whose product is MALIVTTIPRPGNNWTCPRFFSHAALDDALSRVEITTLVADAGYDAEHVHEYAREECGVNTFIPAKIGRPTAKPPSGFWRRRMARWLYLTRYTQRWQVETVNSMLKRLLGSALRARRYRSQCCELCLRAITLNVMILRRRGVFCGASQERFLEPFLIAA